One Micromonospora eburnea genomic region harbors:
- a CDS encoding DUF3090 domain-containing protein encodes MTHQVHAFEPPERFVAGTVGPPGERTFFLQARGGGRLVSVALEKVQVSLLAEKLEELLAEAQRRFGVQLPEAPASAGDNDPLDTPVDEEFRVGTLGLAFDVDSATVVIEAIAAGETEVAVALGEADDDEDEDPDESDDDLDRLRVRLTPEATRAFIERARRVVNAGRPPCPLCGQPLDPAGHLCPRHNGYHR; translated from the coding sequence ATGACCCACCAGGTGCACGCCTTCGAGCCGCCGGAGCGGTTCGTCGCCGGAACCGTCGGCCCGCCGGGGGAGCGCACGTTCTTCCTCCAGGCGCGGGGTGGTGGTCGGCTGGTCAGCGTCGCGCTGGAGAAGGTCCAGGTGTCCCTGCTCGCCGAGAAGCTGGAGGAGCTGCTCGCCGAGGCGCAGCGCCGGTTCGGCGTCCAGCTGCCCGAGGCGCCCGCCTCGGCCGGCGACAACGACCCGCTGGACACCCCGGTCGACGAGGAGTTCCGGGTCGGCACGCTGGGCCTGGCCTTCGACGTGGACTCCGCCACCGTGGTGATCGAGGCGATCGCCGCCGGTGAGACGGAGGTCGCGGTCGCGCTGGGCGAGGCGGACGACGACGAGGACGAGGACCCGGACGAGTCGGACGACGACCTGGACCGGCTCCGGGTACGGCTGACCCCCGAGGCGACCCGTGCGTTCATCGAGCGGGCCCGCCGGGTGGTCAACGCCGGCCGCCCGCCCTGCCCGCTCTGCGGACAGCCGTTGGACCCGGCCGGCCACCTCTGCCCGCGGCACAACGGCTATCACCGGTGA
- a CDS encoding SCO1664 family protein, protein MTSSELQPRQDGAAALRLLTDGELALEGRLVDASNTTLRGILTLDGLTARCVYKPVRGERPLWDFPDGTLAGREVAAYLVSRATGWDLVPPTVLRDGPFGPGSCQLWIDEPEEVEPLVGFVPAAAVPARWFPVAAARDDDGAEYALAHADDPRLARLAVLDAVINNADRKGGHVIVGPADQIYGVDHGVCFHVEDKLRTVLWGWAGQQLPPDAVEMLAGLAGQLTGRLGDELSEQLTIGEVAELAARVDRLRETGRFPLPPQDWPAMPWPPM, encoded by the coding sequence GTGACCTCGTCGGAACTTCAGCCCCGACAGGACGGTGCCGCCGCGCTGCGGCTGCTCACCGACGGTGAGCTCGCCCTGGAGGGGCGGCTGGTCGACGCCTCCAACACCACCCTGCGCGGGATCCTCACCCTCGACGGGCTGACCGCCCGCTGTGTCTACAAGCCGGTCCGGGGCGAGCGTCCGCTCTGGGACTTCCCGGACGGCACGCTCGCCGGCCGGGAGGTCGCGGCCTACCTCGTGTCCCGGGCCACCGGGTGGGATCTGGTGCCGCCGACGGTGCTGCGGGACGGGCCGTTCGGGCCCGGCTCCTGCCAGCTCTGGATCGACGAGCCGGAGGAGGTCGAGCCGCTGGTCGGGTTCGTGCCGGCCGCGGCGGTACCGGCGCGCTGGTTCCCGGTCGCGGCAGCCCGCGACGACGACGGTGCCGAGTACGCCCTCGCCCACGCCGACGACCCACGCCTGGCCCGGCTGGCTGTCCTCGATGCGGTGATCAACAACGCCGACCGCAAGGGCGGCCACGTGATCGTGGGCCCGGCCGACCAGATCTACGGGGTGGACCACGGCGTCTGCTTCCACGTCGAGGACAAGCTGCGGACGGTGCTGTGGGGCTGGGCCGGCCAGCAGCTCCCGCCGGATGCGGTGGAGATGCTGGCCGGGCTGGCCGGGCAGCTCACCGGACGGCTCGGCGACGAGCTGTCCGAGCAGCTCACCATCGGTGAGGTCGCCGAGCTGGCGGCTCGGGTGGACCGGCTGCGGGAGACCGGCCGGTTCCCGCTGCCCCCACAGGACTGGCCGGCGATGCCCTGGCCGCCCATGTGA
- the mshC gene encoding cysteine--1-D-myo-inosityl 2-amino-2-deoxy-alpha-D-glucopyranoside ligase, whose product MESWVGHEVPRLPGMGQPLRLYDSARRGVHPSQPGGVASMYVCGITPYDATHLGHAATMITFDLVQRMWRDAGLTVRYVQNVTDIDDPLLERAERDGEDWKVLAMRETALFREDMEALRIIPPAHYVGAIESIPDIAEKVLVLLKDGAAYRLDDGTGDVYFDITAAPAFGYESNLSREQMLEIFPERGGDPDRTGKRDPLDPLLWRGARAGEPSWPGGDLGAGRPGWHIECTVIALNLLGDRIDVQGGGNDLLFPHHECSAAHAERLTGEAPFAAHYVHAGMIGLDGEKMSKSRGNLVFVSRLRADRVDPVAVRLALMSGHYRADRSWTDELLAVAQQRLARWRQAAAAPSGPSGAELLAGVRARLAEDLDTPGALAVADAWAEQALAGVAADAEAPKLFADTVDALLGIRL is encoded by the coding sequence ATGGAGTCTTGGGTGGGGCACGAGGTGCCACGGCTGCCGGGCATGGGCCAGCCACTGAGGTTGTACGACTCGGCGCGGCGAGGTGTCCACCCCAGCCAGCCCGGCGGCGTCGCCTCGATGTACGTCTGCGGCATCACCCCGTACGACGCGACGCACCTCGGGCACGCCGCCACCATGATCACCTTTGACCTGGTCCAGCGGATGTGGCGGGACGCCGGCCTGACCGTGCGGTACGTGCAGAACGTCACCGACATCGACGACCCGCTGTTGGAGCGGGCCGAGCGCGACGGCGAGGACTGGAAGGTCCTGGCCATGCGGGAGACCGCCCTGTTCCGGGAGGACATGGAGGCGCTGCGGATCATCCCGCCGGCGCACTACGTGGGCGCGATCGAGTCGATTCCGGACATCGCCGAGAAGGTCCTCGTGCTGCTCAAGGACGGCGCGGCGTACCGGCTCGACGACGGCACCGGCGACGTCTACTTCGACATCACCGCCGCGCCGGCGTTCGGCTACGAGTCCAATCTGTCCCGCGAGCAGATGCTGGAGATCTTCCCGGAGCGCGGTGGCGACCCGGACCGGACCGGCAAGCGCGACCCGCTCGACCCGCTGCTGTGGCGTGGCGCCCGGGCGGGTGAGCCGTCCTGGCCGGGTGGTGACCTGGGCGCCGGCCGACCCGGTTGGCACATCGAGTGCACCGTGATCGCCCTGAACCTGCTCGGCGACCGGATCGACGTGCAGGGCGGCGGCAACGACCTGCTCTTCCCGCACCACGAGTGCTCGGCGGCGCACGCCGAGCGGCTGACCGGAGAGGCGCCGTTCGCCGCCCACTACGTGCACGCCGGCATGATCGGGCTGGACGGCGAGAAGATGTCGAAGTCCAGGGGCAACCTGGTCTTCGTCTCGCGGTTGCGGGCCGACCGGGTGGACCCGGTGGCGGTCCGGCTGGCCCTGATGAGCGGGCACTACCGTGCTGACCGCTCCTGGACCGACGAGCTGCTCGCCGTGGCGCAGCAGCGGCTGGCCCGCTGGCGGCAGGCCGCCGCCGCGCCGTCCGGGCCGTCCGGGGCCGAGCTGCTGGCCGGGGTACGCGCCCGCCTCGCCGAAGACCTCGACACCCCCGGTGCCCTGGCGGTGGCGGACGCCTGGGCCGAGCAGGCCCTGGCCGGCGTCGCCGCCGACGCGGAGGCCCCGAAGCTCTTCGCCGACACGGTCGACGCCCTCCTCGGCATCCGCCTCTGA
- a CDS encoding GntR family transcriptional regulator has translation MQINPGAAEFPHRQIAAQLKAQVRRGDWGPGERLPSIPAIAEMFGVAKQTVQRAVDQLRVEGILITKPGSGTYVRGTRRRLNRLSRGRYGGFRGYHTDLAARYRQQLVSVGRAPAPPEVADAFGVPDGTDLLCRRHLVRTDESPVEVGASWFLPGDTAGTSLERAEAFGRPLYQEAEEATGRRYVTATDTISARQPSREEAETLQIRPDTPVLHLLHIAYDERRKPIEVAQATWPGPMTTLTEEYKIPAPAPDPDPDPGLVLG, from the coding sequence ATGCAGATCAACCCGGGGGCGGCGGAGTTCCCGCACCGGCAGATCGCCGCACAGCTCAAGGCCCAGGTCCGCCGCGGCGACTGGGGGCCGGGCGAGCGACTGCCGTCCATCCCGGCCATCGCCGAGATGTTCGGCGTCGCGAAGCAGACCGTGCAACGCGCCGTCGACCAGCTGCGGGTCGAGGGCATCCTGATCACCAAACCCGGCTCCGGTACGTACGTCCGGGGCACCCGGCGCCGGCTCAACCGGCTCTCCCGCGGCCGGTACGGCGGCTTTCGCGGCTACCACACCGACCTGGCCGCCCGGTACCGGCAGCAGCTCGTCTCCGTCGGCCGCGCCCCCGCCCCGCCCGAGGTGGCCGACGCGTTCGGCGTGCCCGACGGCACCGACCTGCTCTGCCGCCGGCACCTGGTCCGCACCGACGAGTCACCGGTCGAGGTGGGCGCCTCCTGGTTCCTGCCCGGCGACACCGCCGGCACCTCGCTGGAACGGGCCGAGGCGTTCGGCCGCCCGCTCTACCAGGAGGCCGAGGAGGCCACCGGCCGCCGGTACGTCACCGCGACCGACACGATCAGCGCGCGCCAGCCCAGCCGGGAGGAGGCGGAGACCCTCCAGATCCGGCCGGACACCCCGGTGCTGCACCTGCTGCACATCGCGTACGACGAGCGGCGCAAGCCGATCGAGGTCGCCCAGGCCACCTGGCCCGGCCCGATGACCACCCTCACCGAGGAGTACAAGATCCCCGCCCCAGCCCCCGACCCGGACCCCGATCCCGGCCTCGTCCTCGGCTGA
- a CDS encoding PAC2 family protein — MTEFDGLPVLRSPVAIAAFEGWNDAADASTAAVEHLEQVWEARQVAELDPEDFYDFQVSRPTITMADGETRRVEWPTTRFMVASPAGTERDVVLIRGIEPSMRWRTFCEQVLEICHSLEVERVVLLGALLADVPYTRPLPISGSASDVDAAKRYQLTPTRYDGPTGIVGVLHDACTRAEVDAVSFWVHVPHYANNPPCPKATLALLHRVEEVLDLPVPMADLAEEAAEWERRVRSAAEQDAELGEYVRELEERVGDAGITPLTGDEIAQEFEKYLRRRGGSAGPTAGSW; from the coding sequence GTGACCGAGTTCGACGGGCTGCCGGTGCTGCGCTCCCCGGTCGCCATCGCGGCCTTCGAGGGCTGGAACGACGCCGCGGACGCCTCCACCGCCGCAGTGGAGCACCTGGAGCAGGTCTGGGAGGCCCGGCAGGTGGCCGAGCTGGACCCGGAGGATTTCTACGACTTCCAGGTGAGCCGGCCGACCATCACCATGGCCGACGGCGAGACCCGCCGGGTGGAGTGGCCGACCACCCGTTTCATGGTGGCCAGCCCGGCGGGCACCGAGCGGGACGTGGTGCTGATCCGCGGCATCGAGCCGAGCATGCGCTGGCGCACCTTCTGCGAGCAGGTGCTGGAGATCTGCCACAGCCTGGAGGTCGAGCGAGTGGTGTTGCTCGGCGCGCTGCTGGCCGACGTGCCGTACACCCGGCCGCTGCCGATCAGCGGCAGCGCGTCGGACGTCGACGCCGCCAAGCGCTACCAGCTCACCCCCACCCGCTACGACGGGCCGACCGGCATCGTCGGGGTGCTGCACGACGCCTGCACCCGGGCCGAGGTCGACGCGGTGTCGTTCTGGGTGCACGTGCCGCACTACGCCAACAACCCGCCCTGCCCCAAGGCCACCCTGGCGCTGCTGCACCGGGTCGAGGAGGTTCTCGACCTGCCGGTGCCGATGGCCGACCTGGCCGAGGAGGCCGCCGAGTGGGAGCGGCGGGTGCGCAGCGCCGCCGAGCAGGACGCCGAGCTGGGCGAGTACGTCCGCGAGCTGGAGGAACGGGTCGGCGACGCCGGCATCACCCCGTTGACCGGGGACGAGATCGCCCAGGAGTTCGAGAAGTACCTGCGCCGCCGCGGCGGTTCCGCCGGCCCGACCGCCGGCTCCTGGTAG
- the metH gene encoding methionine synthase — MRTSLLDVLAERILIADGAMGTMLQAADLTLDDFDGLEGCNEILNLTRPDVVRGVHEAYLAAGADCVETNTFGANLPNLAEYGIAGRIRELSEAGARLAREAADAYATPEQPRFVLGSIGPGTKLPTLGHAAYATLRDAYQQNAAGLIEGGSDALIVETCQDLLQVKAAVIGSKRAMAELGRRIPIICHVAVETTGTMLLGSEIGAALTAIEPLGVDLIGLNCSTGPAEMGEHLRYLSRHSRIPLSVMPNAGLPVLTAEGAYFPLTPVEMADALEQFVTDYGVSLVGGCCGSTPEHIRVLVERLRGVRPVAREPRPEAGVSSIYHHVPFAQDASVLMVGERSNANGSKAFREAMLAGDWQACVEIARGQARDGSHLLDLCVDYVGRDGTQDMRELAGRFATASTLPIMLDSTEPAVIEAGLEMLGGRCVVNSVNFEDGDGPDSRYARVMPVVKEHGAAVVALLIDEEGQARTRDWKVRVAARLIEDLTGRWGLRREDILIDALTFPIATGQEETRRDGIETIEAIREIVSRYPGVNFTLGISNVSFGLNPAARQVLNSVFLHECVQAGLTSAIVHASKILPMSRIPDEQREVALDLVYDRRREGYDPVQRFIEIFEGVDAASARATRAEELAALPLDERLKRRIVDGERNGLEADLDTAMAEGRSPLSIINDLLLDGMKVVGELFGSGQMQLPFVLQSAEVMKTAVAYLEPHMEKTDDDGGKGRIVLATVKGDVHDIGKNLVDIILSNNGYEVVNIGIKQPINAILDAAEQHRADAIGMSGLLVKSTVIMKENLAEMAARGVAERWPVLLGGAALTRAYVEDDLRSMFPGQVHYARDAFEGLSLMDRVMAAKRGGAPVVDPEREAALAARRERRERQRALVREALPELDDASVRSDVATDVEVPSPPFFGTRVVKGVPLADYAALLDERATFLGQWGLRGARGGKGPSYEELVETEGRPRLRYWLDRLIADQVLEAAVVYGYFPAYAEGNDLVVLDENGHSERARFSFPRQRQERRLCLADFFRPRGEELDVVALQLVTVGQPISEYTAKMFAGNEYRDYLEVHGLSVQLTEALAEYWHRRIRSELTLPGGRTVADDDPADVAGLLRTDYRGCRYAFGYPACPDLEDRAKIVKLLGAERIGVQLSEEFQLVPEQATDAIVVHHPEANYFNAK, encoded by the coding sequence GTGCGGACTTCGTTGCTCGATGTGCTGGCAGAGCGGATCCTCATCGCCGACGGGGCGATGGGAACCATGCTCCAGGCGGCCGACCTGACGCTGGACGACTTCGACGGCCTTGAGGGCTGCAACGAGATCCTCAATCTGACCCGGCCGGACGTCGTGCGCGGTGTGCACGAGGCATACCTGGCCGCCGGAGCGGACTGCGTCGAGACCAACACCTTCGGTGCCAACCTGCCGAACCTCGCCGAGTACGGCATCGCCGGGCGGATCCGGGAGCTGTCCGAGGCGGGGGCGCGACTGGCCCGGGAGGCCGCCGACGCGTACGCGACGCCGGAGCAGCCCCGCTTCGTGCTCGGCTCGATCGGCCCCGGCACCAAGCTGCCCACCCTGGGGCACGCCGCGTACGCCACGCTGCGCGACGCGTACCAGCAGAACGCCGCCGGCCTGATCGAGGGCGGCTCGGACGCGCTGATCGTGGAGACCTGCCAGGATCTGCTCCAGGTCAAGGCCGCGGTGATCGGGTCGAAGCGGGCGATGGCCGAGCTCGGACGGCGGATTCCGATCATCTGCCACGTCGCCGTCGAGACCACCGGCACCATGCTGCTGGGCAGCGAGATCGGCGCCGCGCTGACCGCGATCGAGCCGCTCGGGGTGGACCTGATCGGGCTCAACTGCTCGACCGGCCCGGCCGAGATGGGCGAGCACCTGCGCTACCTGTCCCGGCACTCGCGCATCCCGCTGTCGGTGATGCCCAACGCCGGGCTGCCCGTGCTGACCGCCGAGGGGGCGTACTTCCCGCTGACGCCGGTCGAGATGGCCGACGCTCTGGAGCAGTTCGTCACCGACTACGGCGTGTCGCTGGTGGGCGGCTGCTGTGGCAGCACCCCGGAACACATCCGGGTGCTGGTCGAGCGGCTGCGCGGGGTGCGGCCGGTGGCCCGGGAGCCGCGGCCGGAGGCCGGCGTCTCGTCGATCTACCACCACGTGCCGTTCGCCCAGGACGCCAGCGTCCTGATGGTGGGGGAGCGGTCCAACGCCAACGGTTCCAAGGCGTTCCGGGAGGCGATGCTCGCCGGCGACTGGCAGGCGTGCGTGGAGATCGCTCGGGGCCAGGCCCGGGACGGCTCGCACCTGCTGGACCTCTGCGTCGACTACGTCGGCCGGGACGGCACGCAGGACATGCGGGAGCTGGCCGGTCGGTTCGCCACCGCGTCCACCCTGCCGATCATGTTGGACTCCACCGAGCCGGCGGTGATCGAGGCCGGGTTGGAGATGCTCGGCGGGCGCTGCGTGGTCAACTCGGTGAACTTCGAGGACGGCGACGGCCCGGACTCCCGCTACGCGCGGGTCATGCCGGTGGTGAAAGAGCACGGCGCCGCCGTGGTCGCCCTGCTCATCGACGAGGAGGGCCAGGCCCGGACCCGTGACTGGAAGGTGCGTGTCGCGGCCCGGCTGATCGAGGACCTGACCGGCCGGTGGGGGCTGCGCCGGGAGGACATCCTCATCGACGCGTTGACCTTCCCGATCGCCACCGGTCAGGAGGAGACCCGCCGCGACGGCATCGAGACCATCGAGGCGATCCGGGAGATCGTTTCCCGCTACCCGGGGGTCAACTTCACCCTCGGCATCTCCAATGTCTCCTTCGGCCTGAACCCGGCCGCCCGGCAGGTGCTCAACTCGGTCTTCCTGCACGAGTGCGTCCAGGCCGGGCTGACCTCGGCGATCGTGCACGCCAGCAAGATCCTGCCGATGTCGAGGATTCCCGACGAGCAGCGCGAGGTGGCCCTCGACCTGGTCTACGACCGCCGCCGCGAGGGCTACGACCCGGTGCAACGGTTCATCGAGATCTTCGAGGGCGTCGACGCGGCGTCGGCCCGCGCCACCCGCGCCGAGGAGCTGGCCGCGCTGCCGCTGGACGAGCGGCTCAAGCGGCGGATCGTCGACGGCGAGCGCAACGGCCTGGAGGCCGACCTGGACACCGCGATGGCCGAGGGCCGCTCGCCGCTGTCCATCATCAACGACCTGCTGCTCGACGGGATGAAGGTGGTCGGCGAGCTGTTCGGCTCCGGCCAGATGCAGCTGCCGTTCGTGCTCCAGTCCGCCGAGGTGATGAAGACCGCGGTGGCCTACCTGGAGCCGCACATGGAGAAGACCGACGACGACGGCGGCAAGGGACGCATCGTCCTCGCCACCGTCAAGGGCGACGTGCACGACATCGGCAAGAACCTGGTGGACATCATCCTGTCCAACAACGGCTACGAGGTCGTCAACATCGGCATCAAGCAGCCGATCAACGCGATCCTCGACGCGGCCGAGCAACACCGGGCCGATGCGATCGGCATGTCCGGGCTGCTGGTCAAGAGCACGGTCATCATGAAGGAGAACCTCGCCGAGATGGCCGCGCGCGGGGTCGCCGAACGCTGGCCGGTGCTGCTCGGCGGGGCGGCGCTCACCCGGGCGTACGTCGAGGACGACCTGCGGTCGATGTTCCCCGGGCAGGTGCACTACGCCCGGGATGCCTTCGAGGGGCTGTCCCTGATGGATCGGGTGATGGCCGCCAAGCGCGGCGGGGCGCCGGTGGTCGACCCGGAGCGGGAGGCCGCCCTGGCGGCCCGCCGCGAGCGGCGGGAGCGGCAGCGCGCCCTGGTGCGCGAGGCGCTGCCCGAACTGGACGACGCCTCCGTCCGCTCCGACGTGGCCACCGACGTGGAGGTGCCCTCGCCGCCGTTCTTCGGCACCCGCGTGGTCAAGGGGGTGCCGCTGGCCGACTACGCGGCGCTGCTCGACGAGCGGGCCACCTTCCTCGGCCAGTGGGGGCTGCGCGGCGCCCGCGGCGGCAAGGGACCGTCGTACGAGGAACTGGTGGAGACGGAGGGCCGGCCGCGGCTGCGCTACTGGCTCGACCGGCTCATCGCCGACCAGGTCCTGGAGGCAGCCGTGGTGTACGGCTACTTCCCGGCGTACGCCGAGGGCAACGATCTGGTGGTGCTGGACGAGAACGGGCACAGCGAGCGGGCCCGGTTCTCGTTCCCCCGGCAACGGCAGGAGCGGCGGCTCTGCCTGGCCGACTTCTTCCGGCCCCGGGGCGAGGAGTTGGATGTGGTGGCGTTGCAGCTGGTCACCGTCGGGCAGCCGATCAGCGAGTACACGGCGAAGATGTTCGCCGGCAACGAGTACCGCGACTATCTGGAGGTGCACGGCCTGTCCGTGCAGCTCACCGAGGCCCTCGCCGAGTACTGGCACCGGCGGATCCGGTCCGAGCTGACCCTGCCCGGTGGGCGTACCGTCGCCGACGACGACCCGGCGGACGTGGCCGGCCTGCTGCGCACCGACTACCGCGGCTGCCGGTACGCGTTCGGCTACCCGGCCTGTCCGGACCTGGAGGACCGGGCGAAGATCGTGAAGCTGCTGGGTGCGGAGCGGATCGGCGTCCAGCTGTCGGAGGAGTTCCAGCTCGTGCCGGAGCAGGCCACGGACGCGATCGTGGTGCACCACCCGGAGGCGAACTACTTCAACGCCAAATAA
- a CDS encoding tyrosine-type recombinase/integrase: MLSAAAPPGGWSPAILGPTLTASADGLALQTVGLSPDDLDATRPILNVNRQIKLVRGTLIFALPKGGKTREVPLPDSVARRLEAHAKQYAPVEVTLPWGTSTGEPVTVKLYLTLPDGTALSRSRFNPGVWKPTIRATGIPEDRRNGMHVLRHTYASVLLDAGESIKALSAYLGHADPGFTLRTYTHLLPSSEDRTRRAIDKAFGEVQAADDGPEAGDGLETA; encoded by the coding sequence TTGCTGTCGGCAGCCGCCCCGCCCGGTGGGTGGTCGCCAGCGATCCTCGGGCCAACCCTGACCGCATCAGCCGACGGCCTTGCTTTACAGACCGTCGGCTTAAGTCCCGACGACTTGGACGCAACTCGCCCCATCCTCAACGTCAACCGCCAAATCAAGCTCGTGCGAGGCACCCTGATTTTCGCCCTACCCAAGGGCGGAAAGACCCGAGAGGTCCCCCTCCCCGATTCGGTGGCCCGCCGCCTGGAGGCCCATGCCAAGCAGTACGCGCCCGTCGAGGTCACCTTGCCGTGGGGAACTTCGACCGGCGAGCCGGTAACCGTCAAGCTCTACCTGACGCTTCCTGACGGCACCGCGCTCAGTCGCTCCAGGTTCAACCCCGGCGTCTGGAAGCCCACGATCCGCGCCACGGGCATACCCGAGGATCGACGCAACGGAATGCACGTTCTCCGACACACCTACGCCTCGGTGCTCCTGGACGCCGGAGAGAGCATCAAGGCCCTGTCGGCCTACCTGGGCCACGCCGATCCCGGCTTCACCCTGCGGACCTACACACACCTCCTGCCTAGCAGCGAGGACCGCACCCGGCGGGCCATCGACAAGGCGTTCGGTGAGGTCCAGGCGGCCGACGACGGCCCGGAAGCCGGTGACGGCCTGGAGACGGCATGA
- a CDS encoding GNAT family N-acetyltransferase has translation MGNRGFGNEELTTARLSLRRPTPADIDLIYGIHSDPRACAHNPADMLSNRAEAEDLYQRWDEHWQRQGFGYWVVHADRKGLGFCGIKIMKLRHHEILNLFYRLDPSAWGDGVATEAATAVVGWATAHRPDYPVIARVRPENTASQRVAARAGLHRAEHLDSQGEDGLDWIFTSHWP, from the coding sequence ATGGGCAATCGAGGTTTCGGCAACGAGGAGCTGACGACCGCGCGGCTATCGCTGCGCCGCCCCACTCCTGCCGACATCGACCTGATCTACGGCATCCACAGCGACCCGCGAGCCTGCGCGCATAACCCAGCCGACATGCTGAGCAACCGCGCTGAGGCGGAAGACCTCTACCAGCGGTGGGATGAGCACTGGCAGCGCCAGGGCTTCGGGTACTGGGTCGTCCATGCCGATCGCAAGGGCCTTGGCTTCTGCGGCATCAAAATCATGAAGTTGAGGCACCACGAGATTCTGAACCTGTTCTATCGCCTCGATCCATCTGCCTGGGGCGACGGGGTAGCCACCGAAGCAGCCACGGCCGTCGTAGGTTGGGCCACCGCCCATCGCCCCGACTATCCGGTCATCGCCCGAGTCCGCCCTGAGAACACAGCCTCCCAGCGGGTCGCTGCGCGAGCCGGCTTACATCGCGCCGAACACCTTGACAGCCAAGGAGAAGACGGCCTCGATTGGATCTTCACGTCGCACTGGCCGTGA
- a CDS encoding IS256 family transposase has product MAASASVNPVDLLREQIEGASPDVLQAMVKTFAQALMSAEADAVCGAGYGQRSDERVNSRNGYRHREWDTRAGTIDLAIPKLRHGSYFPEWLLTHRRRAEQALVSVVATSYLLGVSTRRVEKLVEQLGIRQLSKSQVSEMAAHLDAQVEAFRNRPLDSGHYTFVWMDALTMKVREAGRTVNVHALIAVGVNADGQREVLGLDVASDEDGAGWLAFLRSLTARGLSGVRLVISDAHAGLVHAIGAALPGASWQRCRTHYLRNLLTKVPKSAQPWIATLVRTIFDQPDADAVRAQFDRVVTTIEAKFPAAAEHLDAARDDLLAFTGFPREIWRQIWSNNPQERLNKEIRRRTDVVGIFPNRPAIIRLVGAVLAEQTDEWTEGRRYMGLELLAKARLITVDTSQHDTDQPDAAPIAA; this is encoded by the coding sequence ATGGCCGCTTCAGCGAGTGTGAACCCTGTTGACCTGCTGCGCGAGCAGATCGAGGGCGCGTCGCCTGATGTGTTGCAGGCGATGGTGAAGACGTTCGCGCAGGCGTTGATGTCCGCCGAGGCGGACGCGGTCTGCGGCGCGGGATATGGGCAGCGCAGCGATGAGCGGGTGAACTCCCGCAACGGTTACCGGCATCGGGAGTGGGACACCCGCGCCGGGACGATCGACCTGGCGATCCCGAAGCTGCGGCACGGCAGCTACTTTCCGGAGTGGTTGCTCACCCACCGGCGGCGGGCCGAGCAGGCCTTGGTCTCGGTCGTGGCCACGAGTTACCTGCTGGGGGTGTCGACGCGGCGGGTGGAGAAGCTGGTCGAGCAGCTCGGGATCCGGCAGCTGTCGAAGTCGCAGGTCTCGGAGATGGCCGCCCACCTGGACGCGCAGGTCGAGGCGTTCCGCAACCGGCCCTTGGACTCAGGGCATTACACGTTCGTGTGGATGGACGCGCTGACGATGAAGGTCCGCGAAGCCGGTCGCACCGTCAACGTCCACGCGCTGATCGCTGTCGGCGTCAACGCTGACGGCCAACGCGAAGTCCTCGGCCTCGACGTCGCCTCCGACGAAGACGGCGCCGGCTGGCTGGCGTTCCTGCGATCGTTGACCGCCCGCGGCCTGTCCGGTGTCCGCCTGGTCATCTCCGACGCCCACGCAGGCCTGGTGCATGCCATCGGGGCGGCTCTGCCCGGGGCCTCGTGGCAGCGGTGCAGGACCCATTACCTGCGCAACCTGCTGACCAAGGTGCCGAAGTCCGCGCAGCCGTGGATCGCCACCCTCGTCCGGACGATCTTCGACCAGCCCGACGCCGACGCCGTCCGCGCCCAGTTCGACAGGGTCGTGACCACCATCGAAGCGAAGTTCCCGGCCGCGGCCGAGCACCTCGATGCCGCCCGCGACGACCTCCTGGCGTTCACCGGCTTCCCGCGTGAGATCTGGCGCCAGATCTGGTCCAACAATCCTCAGGAGCGACTGAACAAGGAGATTCGCCGCCGCACCGACGTCGTCGGGATCTTCCCCAACCGGCCGGCGATCATCCGCCTCGTGGGCGCAGTCCTGGCCGAGCAGACCGACGAATGGACCGAAGGACGCCGCTACATGGGCCTGGAACTACTGGCCAAAGCCCGCCTGATCACCGTCGACACCAGCCAACACGACACCGACCAGCCCGACGCGGCGCCGATCGCCGCATAG